A window of Castanea sativa cultivar Marrone di Chiusa Pesio chromosome 1, ASM4071231v1 contains these coding sequences:
- the LOC142621936 gene encoding mavicyanin, whose amino-acid sequence MFTGKFSAYIVVGIGLLKQTPKKKRVKTKEKEEVMATMNTIFLVLMFVAFITKEALATQHVVGGSQGWDESTDYNSWTSGQTFKVGDQLVFKYTTGLHSVVELASESAYKNCDLGTALDSKSSGSDVVKLNKAGTRYFACGTLGHCSQGMKVKIKTVTGSAPSSPASSSSSPTTSDASASRSFASFVMVVAFFATFLLYVF is encoded by the exons ATGTTTACAGGTAAATTTTCTGCATATATAGTTGTAGGAATTGGATTGCTCAAAcagaccccaaaaaaaaagagagtaaagactaaagagaaggaagaagtaaTGGCGACCATGAACACAATTTTCTTGGTGTTGATGTTTGTTGCTTTTATCACAAAGGAAGCCTTGGCAACCCAACATGTTGTTGGAGGAAGCCAAGGTTGGGATGAATCCACAGACTACAACTCATGGACATCAGGCCAAACCTTCAAAGTTGGCGACCAACTCG TTTTCAAGTACACAACAGGGTTGCACAGTGTTGTTGAACTTGCTAGTGAGAGTGCCTACAAGAACTGTGACCTTGGTACTGCACTAGACTCCAAGAGCAGTGGCAGTGATGTTGTCAAATTGAACAAGGCTGGCACGCGTTACTTTGCTTGTGGCACATTAGGCCACTGCAGCCAAGGCATGAAAGTAAAGATCAAGACAGTCACAGGGAGTGCACCCTCTTCTCcagcatcatcttcatcttcacctACAACTTCTGATGCTTCTGCCTCTCGATCTTTTGCTTCATTTGTTATGGTTGTTGCATTCTTCGCCACCTTTTTGCTCTATGTGTTTTAA